A DNA window from Onychostoma macrolepis isolate SWU-2019 chromosome 13, ASM1243209v1, whole genome shotgun sequence contains the following coding sequences:
- the LOC131552009 gene encoding toll-like receptor 4 isoform X1, which translates to MTFFTVSAFMIYFSISAGESCTKITENLHYSCMGRNLSYIPPSIPSSVQILDFSFNVLKHLQKTVFPVLYFLQVLDLSRCQIKHIENDTFYNVKNLTTLILTGNPIAYFGPGCLNSLHNLQRLVLVDVGLSSLQLQMNNLTKLQELRVGTNIIQSISLPPFMSTFKDFSLLDLHANNISIIKTDHTVLLREISRNMTLILSRNPLLYIEPGAFKDIYLRELNIRSAFVSPAAQKAGLKALYGLNVKMLMFGKYRCDYKILSSDANYLDGLCFINFHEVYYYMKEKHNVPVSIFRCMKNATNVAVKGGIIREIANVPFYEIKELYLVSNQLDTVPGKQLAHLHTLEKLVFTNNVATQIPDFIDMPSLQYVDLSSNQITLTSCCSFFSGTPQLRYLNLSLNPQISLSTGPFDGLGSLEILDFHHTRVVGMGYLSLFSNLKYLRYLDISYSSVIFINIYCFYGLRNLNVLKMAGSNFQGDVARYLFNNLTFLEHLDMSYCRVVELHPSSFKNLQRLRLLNLRGNNLMNIDFLALPNLKQLTSLYVDKNSITSIPLHVLQTLPTNLSEFDLSSNPIDCSCSQTDFILWIMQNQKVLKKLENIFCKTFSPNLDFRATDFDIDSCVHKKRLTIVLSVCFVTVVVLFSFLVYRFQFYLQYCCILLRGYRSPGQQECSYDAFVIFSSYDEVWVMNELMENLENGVPPIQLCLHMRDFQAGKSIASNIIDEGIMGSRKIIVVVSQHFIDSAWCRFEFELAQSRFMMERSANIIIIILEDVEERKSKKVFGLHKHLKKNTYLKWSRDPFSNMRFWIRLRKAIIATNQ; encoded by the exons ATGACTTTCTTTACTGTAAGTGctttcatgatatatttttcCATAAGTGCTGGAGAATCATGTACAAAA attactGAGAATCTGCACTACTCATGCATGGGAAGAAACCTCAGTTACATACCACCCAGTATACCTTCCTCTGTTCAAATTCTGgatttcagttttaatgttttgaaacacTTACAGAAGACTGTTTTCCCTGTTTTGTATTTCCTGCAAGTCCTTGATCTGTCAAG ATGCCAAATCAAGCACATTGAAAATGATACTTTCTACAATGTGAAGAATTTGACTACTTTGATTCTCACTGGAAATCCTATTGCATATTTTGGACCTGGATGCTTAAATTCTTTACATAATCTACAAAGACTAGTTCTTGTGGATGTTGGTCTCTCATCATTACAGCTTCAAATGAATAACCTAACCAAGCTGCAGGAGCTTAGAGTCGGGACAAATATCATCCAGTCCATATCTCTCCCTCCATTCATGAGCACCTTCAAAGATTTCAGTTTACTCGATCTACATGCCAATAATATATCCATCATCAAAACTGATCACACAGTTTTGTTGCGAGAGATCAGCAGAAACATGACTTTGATCCTCTCTAGGAATCCGTTATTATACATTGAACCAGGAGCTTTCAAAGACATTTATCTTAGAGAACTGAACATCCGATCTGCCTTTGTTTCACCTGCTGCTCAGAAAGCTGGTCTAAAAGCTCTATATGGTCTTAATGTCAAAATGCTCATGTTTGGAAAGTACAGGTGTGATTACAAGATTTTGTCATCAGATGCAAATTATTTAGATGGTCTTtgctttattaattttcatgagGTATATTATTAcatgaaagaaaaacataatGTGCCAGTTAGTATCTTTCGCTGTATGAAAAATGCAACAAATGTAGCTGTGAAGGGTGGTATAATTCGTGAAATAGCAAATGTGCCATTTTATGAAATCAAGGAGCTTTATTTGGTTTCCAATCAATTAGATACTGTGCCAGGCAAACAACTTGCACATCTCCATACTTTAGAAAAACTAGTATTTACCAACAATGTTGCAACCCAAATTCCAGACTTCATAGACATGCCTAGTCTTCAGTATGTGGATCTGAGTTCAAACCAAATTACATTAACATCATGTTGCTCATTTTTTTCTGGCACCCCTCAATTGAGGTATCTAAATTTGAGTCTAAATCCACAAATTAGTCTTTCTACAGGACCATTTGATGGACTTGGTTCCCTTGAGATTCTAGATTTCCATCATACAAGGGTTGTAGGTATGGGATACCTTTCTCTTTTTTCTAACTTGAAGTATTTGAGATATCTAGATATTTCTTATTCAAGTGTCATCTTTATTAACATATATTGCTTTTATGGATTGAGGAATCTTAATGTTCTTAAGATGGCCGGCAGTAATTTTCAGGGTGATGTAGCAAGATATTTGTTTAATAATCTCACTTTTCTAGAGCATCTTGACATGTCGTATTGCCGTGTGGTAGAGTTACATCCAAGCTCATTCAAAAATCTTCAAAGGCTTAGACTTTTAAATTTGAGAGGAAACAATTTAATGAATATAGATTTTCTGGCCCTCCCAAACCTGAAACAGTTAACTTCACTTTATGTCGATAAAAACAGCATTACTAGCATCCCACTTCATGTTCTCCAAACGTTGCCCACAAATCTTTCAGAGTTTGATTTGTCGTCTAACCCCATCGATTGCTCCTGCTCCCAGacagattttattttgtggATTATGCAAAATCAGAAAGTTTTGAAGAAACTagaaaatattttctgtaaaacctTTTCACCAAATTTAGATTTTAGAGCAACAGACTTTGACATTGACAGCTGTGTGCACAAGAAAAGACTCACAATTGTTTTATCTGTATGTTTTGTTACAGTAGTAGTTCTTTTTTCATTCTTGGTTTATAGGTTCCAGTTTTATCTTCAGTATTGCTGTATTCTACTGAGAGGCTATAGATCACCTGGTCAACAAGAATGTTCCTATGACGCATTTGTGATTTTCTCCAGCTATGATGAAGTCTGGGTCATGAATGAACTGATGGAGAATCTGGAGAACGGTGTTCCACCtattcagctttgccttcaTATGCGGGACTTTCAAGCAGGGAAGTCCATCGCCTCTAACATTATCGATGAAGGAATAATGGGCAGTCGTAAAATCATTGTGGTCGTGTCTCAACACTTCATTGATAGTGCCTGGTGTCGCTTTGAGTTTGAATTAGCTCAGTCTCGCTTTATGATGGAACGCAGTgccaacatcatcatcatcattctgGAAGATGTGGAAGAGAGGAAGTCTAAGAAAGTGTTTGGACTTCATAAGCATCTGAAAAAGAACACGTACCTAAAGTGGAGCAGAGACCCTTTCAGTAACATGAGATTCTGGATACGCCTCAGGAAAGCTATTATTGCCACGAACcaataa
- the LOC131552009 gene encoding toll-like receptor 4 isoform X2, with protein MTSTKAGSHFYDRLRSLKMTFFTITENLHYSCMGRNLSYIPPSIPSSVQILDFSFNVLKHLQKTVFPVLYFLQVLDLSRCQIKHIENDTFYNVKNLTTLILTGNPIAYFGPGCLNSLHNLQRLVLVDVGLSSLQLQMNNLTKLQELRVGTNIIQSISLPPFMSTFKDFSLLDLHANNISIIKTDHTVLLREISRNMTLILSRNPLLYIEPGAFKDIYLRELNIRSAFVSPAAQKAGLKALYGLNVKMLMFGKYRCDYKILSSDANYLDGLCFINFHEVYYYMKEKHNVPVSIFRCMKNATNVAVKGGIIREIANVPFYEIKELYLVSNQLDTVPGKQLAHLHTLEKLVFTNNVATQIPDFIDMPSLQYVDLSSNQITLTSCCSFFSGTPQLRYLNLSLNPQISLSTGPFDGLGSLEILDFHHTRVVGMGYLSLFSNLKYLRYLDISYSSVIFINIYCFYGLRNLNVLKMAGSNFQGDVARYLFNNLTFLEHLDMSYCRVVELHPSSFKNLQRLRLLNLRGNNLMNIDFLALPNLKQLTSLYVDKNSITSIPLHVLQTLPTNLSEFDLSSNPIDCSCSQTDFILWIMQNQKVLKKLENIFCKTFSPNLDFRATDFDIDSCVHKKRLTIVLSVCFVTVVVLFSFLVYRFQFYLQYCCILLRGYRSPGQQECSYDAFVIFSSYDEVWVMNELMENLENGVPPIQLCLHMRDFQAGKSIASNIIDEGIMGSRKIIVVVSQHFIDSAWCRFEFELAQSRFMMERSANIIIIILEDVEERKSKKVFGLHKHLKKNTYLKWSRDPFSNMRFWIRLRKAIIATNQ; from the exons ATGACCTCTACCAAGGCTGGCTCACATTTTTATGACCGGTTGAGATCACTCAAGATGACTTTCTTTACT attactGAGAATCTGCACTACTCATGCATGGGAAGAAACCTCAGTTACATACCACCCAGTATACCTTCCTCTGTTCAAATTCTGgatttcagttttaatgttttgaaacacTTACAGAAGACTGTTTTCCCTGTTTTGTATTTCCTGCAAGTCCTTGATCTGTCAAG ATGCCAAATCAAGCACATTGAAAATGATACTTTCTACAATGTGAAGAATTTGACTACTTTGATTCTCACTGGAAATCCTATTGCATATTTTGGACCTGGATGCTTAAATTCTTTACATAATCTACAAAGACTAGTTCTTGTGGATGTTGGTCTCTCATCATTACAGCTTCAAATGAATAACCTAACCAAGCTGCAGGAGCTTAGAGTCGGGACAAATATCATCCAGTCCATATCTCTCCCTCCATTCATGAGCACCTTCAAAGATTTCAGTTTACTCGATCTACATGCCAATAATATATCCATCATCAAAACTGATCACACAGTTTTGTTGCGAGAGATCAGCAGAAACATGACTTTGATCCTCTCTAGGAATCCGTTATTATACATTGAACCAGGAGCTTTCAAAGACATTTATCTTAGAGAACTGAACATCCGATCTGCCTTTGTTTCACCTGCTGCTCAGAAAGCTGGTCTAAAAGCTCTATATGGTCTTAATGTCAAAATGCTCATGTTTGGAAAGTACAGGTGTGATTACAAGATTTTGTCATCAGATGCAAATTATTTAGATGGTCTTtgctttattaattttcatgagGTATATTATTAcatgaaagaaaaacataatGTGCCAGTTAGTATCTTTCGCTGTATGAAAAATGCAACAAATGTAGCTGTGAAGGGTGGTATAATTCGTGAAATAGCAAATGTGCCATTTTATGAAATCAAGGAGCTTTATTTGGTTTCCAATCAATTAGATACTGTGCCAGGCAAACAACTTGCACATCTCCATACTTTAGAAAAACTAGTATTTACCAACAATGTTGCAACCCAAATTCCAGACTTCATAGACATGCCTAGTCTTCAGTATGTGGATCTGAGTTCAAACCAAATTACATTAACATCATGTTGCTCATTTTTTTCTGGCACCCCTCAATTGAGGTATCTAAATTTGAGTCTAAATCCACAAATTAGTCTTTCTACAGGACCATTTGATGGACTTGGTTCCCTTGAGATTCTAGATTTCCATCATACAAGGGTTGTAGGTATGGGATACCTTTCTCTTTTTTCTAACTTGAAGTATTTGAGATATCTAGATATTTCTTATTCAAGTGTCATCTTTATTAACATATATTGCTTTTATGGATTGAGGAATCTTAATGTTCTTAAGATGGCCGGCAGTAATTTTCAGGGTGATGTAGCAAGATATTTGTTTAATAATCTCACTTTTCTAGAGCATCTTGACATGTCGTATTGCCGTGTGGTAGAGTTACATCCAAGCTCATTCAAAAATCTTCAAAGGCTTAGACTTTTAAATTTGAGAGGAAACAATTTAATGAATATAGATTTTCTGGCCCTCCCAAACCTGAAACAGTTAACTTCACTTTATGTCGATAAAAACAGCATTACTAGCATCCCACTTCATGTTCTCCAAACGTTGCCCACAAATCTTTCAGAGTTTGATTTGTCGTCTAACCCCATCGATTGCTCCTGCTCCCAGacagattttattttgtggATTATGCAAAATCAGAAAGTTTTGAAGAAACTagaaaatattttctgtaaaacctTTTCACCAAATTTAGATTTTAGAGCAACAGACTTTGACATTGACAGCTGTGTGCACAAGAAAAGACTCACAATTGTTTTATCTGTATGTTTTGTTACAGTAGTAGTTCTTTTTTCATTCTTGGTTTATAGGTTCCAGTTTTATCTTCAGTATTGCTGTATTCTACTGAGAGGCTATAGATCACCTGGTCAACAAGAATGTTCCTATGACGCATTTGTGATTTTCTCCAGCTATGATGAAGTCTGGGTCATGAATGAACTGATGGAGAATCTGGAGAACGGTGTTCCACCtattcagctttgccttcaTATGCGGGACTTTCAAGCAGGGAAGTCCATCGCCTCTAACATTATCGATGAAGGAATAATGGGCAGTCGTAAAATCATTGTGGTCGTGTCTCAACACTTCATTGATAGTGCCTGGTGTCGCTTTGAGTTTGAATTAGCTCAGTCTCGCTTTATGATGGAACGCAGTgccaacatcatcatcatcattctgGAAGATGTGGAAGAGAGGAAGTCTAAGAAAGTGTTTGGACTTCATAAGCATCTGAAAAAGAACACGTACCTAAAGTGGAGCAGAGACCCTTTCAGTAACATGAGATTCTGGATACGCCTCAGGAAAGCTATTATTGCCACGAACcaataa
- the LOC131552009 gene encoding toll-like receptor 4 isoform X3 has product MTFFTVSAFMIYFSISAGESCTKITENLHYSCMGRNLSYIPPSIPSSVQILDFSFNVLKHLQKTVFPVLYFLQVLDLSRCQIKHIENDTFYNVKNLTTLILTGNPIAYFGPGCLNSLHNLQRLVLVDVGLSSLQLQMNNLTKLQELRVGTNIIQSISLPPFMSTFKDFSLLDLHANNISIIKTDHTVLLREISRNMTLILSRNPLLYIEPGAFKDIYLRELNIRSAFVSPAAQKAGLKALYGLNVKMLMFGKYRCDYKILSSDANYLDGLCFINFHEVYYYMKEKHNVPVSIFRCMKNATNVAVKGGIIREIANVPFYEIKELYLVSNQLDTVPGKQLAHLHTLEKLVFTNNVATQIPDFIDMPSLQYVDLSSNQITLTSCCSFFSGTPQLRYLNLSLNPQISLSTGPFDGLGSLEILDFHHTRVVGSSFIFSIAVFY; this is encoded by the exons ATGACTTTCTTTACTGTAAGTGctttcatgatatatttttcCATAAGTGCTGGAGAATCATGTACAAAA attactGAGAATCTGCACTACTCATGCATGGGAAGAAACCTCAGTTACATACCACCCAGTATACCTTCCTCTGTTCAAATTCTGgatttcagttttaatgttttgaaacacTTACAGAAGACTGTTTTCCCTGTTTTGTATTTCCTGCAAGTCCTTGATCTGTCAAG ATGCCAAATCAAGCACATTGAAAATGATACTTTCTACAATGTGAAGAATTTGACTACTTTGATTCTCACTGGAAATCCTATTGCATATTTTGGACCTGGATGCTTAAATTCTTTACATAATCTACAAAGACTAGTTCTTGTGGATGTTGGTCTCTCATCATTACAGCTTCAAATGAATAACCTAACCAAGCTGCAGGAGCTTAGAGTCGGGACAAATATCATCCAGTCCATATCTCTCCCTCCATTCATGAGCACCTTCAAAGATTTCAGTTTACTCGATCTACATGCCAATAATATATCCATCATCAAAACTGATCACACAGTTTTGTTGCGAGAGATCAGCAGAAACATGACTTTGATCCTCTCTAGGAATCCGTTATTATACATTGAACCAGGAGCTTTCAAAGACATTTATCTTAGAGAACTGAACATCCGATCTGCCTTTGTTTCACCTGCTGCTCAGAAAGCTGGTCTAAAAGCTCTATATGGTCTTAATGTCAAAATGCTCATGTTTGGAAAGTACAGGTGTGATTACAAGATTTTGTCATCAGATGCAAATTATTTAGATGGTCTTtgctttattaattttcatgagGTATATTATTAcatgaaagaaaaacataatGTGCCAGTTAGTATCTTTCGCTGTATGAAAAATGCAACAAATGTAGCTGTGAAGGGTGGTATAATTCGTGAAATAGCAAATGTGCCATTTTATGAAATCAAGGAGCTTTATTTGGTTTCCAATCAATTAGATACTGTGCCAGGCAAACAACTTGCACATCTCCATACTTTAGAAAAACTAGTATTTACCAACAATGTTGCAACCCAAATTCCAGACTTCATAGACATGCCTAGTCTTCAGTATGTGGATCTGAGTTCAAACCAAATTACATTAACATCATGTTGCTCATTTTTTTCTGGCACCCCTCAATTGAGGTATCTAAATTTGAGTCTAAATCCACAAATTAGTCTTTCTACAGGACCATTTGATGGACTTGGTTCCCTTGAGATTCTAGATTTCCATCATACAAGGGTTGTAG GTTCCAGTTTTATCTTCAGTATTGCTGTATTCTACTGA